In Pseudomonas sp. DNDY-54, a genomic segment contains:
- a CDS encoding PilN domain-containing protein has translation MQNINLYQRERRHGGGPRPRQMRLGAVLVIAALSVHGAWQGWQLHAASGVTLQAEQQAAQVETKLEVVKAGFREPTLDPRLPLQLAEREAENRELQQLADHLKALDAQRSSGFAALLQGLADRHPPQGLWLTQIRLHAGGDDLALQGLTQDQELLPLYLQSLGQSTAFSGRDFAHFDLQRDEQDLLRFRLSSQAVEPGDE, from the coding sequence ATGCAGAACATCAATCTATATCAACGTGAACGCCGCCATGGCGGCGGGCCTCGGCCACGTCAGATGCGGCTGGGCGCGGTGCTTGTTATCGCTGCGCTGAGCGTCCATGGCGCGTGGCAGGGCTGGCAGCTGCACGCAGCCAGTGGCGTAACGCTGCAAGCTGAACAACAGGCTGCACAGGTCGAGACCAAGCTCGAGGTGGTCAAGGCGGGCTTTCGTGAACCGACGCTTGATCCGCGGCTCCCTCTGCAGCTGGCCGAGCGCGAGGCCGAGAACCGTGAATTGCAACAATTGGCCGATCACCTGAAAGCCCTGGATGCTCAGCGCAGCAGTGGTTTTGCCGCGCTGTTACAAGGATTGGCTGATCGTCATCCGCCTCAAGGGCTCTGGCTGACGCAGATTCGCCTGCACGCCGGTGGCGACGATCTGGCGCTTCAGGGCCTGACCCAGGACCAGGAACTCCTGCCGCTTTATCTACAAAGCCTCGGTCAGAGCACAGCGTTCAGTGGCCGAGACTTCGCCCATTTTGACCTTCAGCGAGATGAGCAGGATCTGTTGCGTTTCCGGTTGTCCTCACAGGCAGTGGAGCCGGGCGATGAATAA
- the mshL gene encoding pilus (MSHA type) biogenesis protein MshL, with the protein MMPTLMSRFGVLSLFCLLSACQTFEDGDKRLYEQSNRLFEESLEQSQRKVAPPASVQAGLIPPLTMRDNRLATGPRFDVAVSDMPAREFFLSLMDSAGENLLVHPGVTGNVTFSLRNVTLDETLAAVRDSYGYDYRRTAYGYQIEPNQAITRTYDLDYLNVQRQGMTDTRVSSGQVTSSDSTGVGAAGTTTSSTSSTVNASQLLTTSNVDFWSEVRAVIEMMIGGEEGNQVVVNPQSGLLVVRASSADQQAVERFLVQAQRNLQRQVILETKILEVNLSDGFQSGINWAQLGSMGNADFSLGVQGDALSGPNNVGGVFSAAVQVGDFTGVLQLLETQGEVRVLSSPRISTLNNQKAVIKVGTDEFFVTDVSTTTTSLVGGTTAPDLDITLTPFFSGISLDVTPQIDENGQVTLHVRPTVSRVQDQNKSIQLGGSDNVFNLPLALSTTRQSDSIVRARSGQVVVIGGLLENRNTNTDANIPWASKLPVVGTLFQQQRKAFQQTELVILMRPQVVDDQVWLDDLRKSAESFRSTR; encoded by the coding sequence ATGATGCCGACCCTGATGTCTCGCTTCGGCGTGTTGAGCCTGTTCTGCCTGCTTTCCGCCTGCCAAACCTTTGAAGACGGCGACAAACGCCTGTACGAGCAGAGCAATCGCCTTTTCGAGGAAAGCCTTGAGCAGAGCCAGCGAAAGGTGGCGCCACCCGCGTCGGTTCAAGCGGGTCTGATTCCACCGTTGACGATGAGAGACAACCGCCTCGCCACGGGGCCACGTTTTGATGTGGCCGTCAGTGACATGCCCGCCCGCGAGTTCTTCCTGAGTTTGATGGACAGTGCCGGCGAGAACCTGCTGGTGCATCCCGGCGTGACCGGTAACGTGACCTTCAGCCTGCGCAACGTCACCCTGGACGAAACCCTGGCGGCCGTTCGCGATAGCTATGGCTACGATTACCGCCGCACCGCTTATGGCTATCAGATCGAGCCGAACCAGGCGATCACCCGCACCTATGATTTGGACTACCTCAACGTCCAGCGCCAGGGCATGACCGACACACGCGTGAGCTCGGGGCAGGTAACCAGCAGCGATAGCACCGGCGTCGGCGCAGCCGGTACCACTACCAGCAGCACCTCATCGACAGTCAATGCCAGCCAGTTGTTGACCACCAGCAATGTGGATTTCTGGAGCGAAGTGCGTGCCGTTATCGAAATGATGATCGGCGGCGAGGAGGGCAATCAGGTCGTCGTCAATCCGCAAAGCGGGTTGCTTGTGGTGCGTGCATCCAGCGCGGACCAGCAGGCGGTGGAACGCTTCCTCGTACAGGCGCAGCGCAACCTGCAACGTCAGGTCATCCTCGAAACCAAGATCCTCGAAGTGAACCTGTCTGACGGCTTCCAGTCCGGCATCAACTGGGCGCAGCTCGGTAGCATGGGCAACGCCGATTTCAGCCTTGGCGTGCAAGGGGATGCCTTGAGCGGGCCGAATAACGTCGGCGGGGTGTTCAGCGCTGCCGTGCAGGTTGGCGATTTCACCGGAGTGCTGCAGCTGCTTGAAACCCAGGGCGAAGTCCGCGTGCTGTCCAGTCCGCGAATCTCGACCCTTAACAACCAGAAGGCGGTCATCAAGGTCGGAACCGATGAATTCTTCGTGACGGACGTGTCGACCACTACCACTTCGCTCGTGGGCGGCACCACCGCACCGGATCTGGACATCACCCTGACGCCATTTTTCTCCGGTATCTCGCTCGATGTGACGCCGCAGATCGACGAGAACGGCCAGGTCACGCTGCACGTGCGGCCCACCGTGAGCCGCGTACAGGACCAGAACAAAAGCATCCAGCTAGGAGGCTCGGATAACGTCTTCAACCTGCCTCTCGCACTCTCGACAACACGTCAGTCCGACTCCATCGTGCGGGCTCGCAGCGGTCAGGTGGTTGTGATCGGCGGCCTGCTGGAAAACCGCAACACCAACACCGATGCCAACATTCCCTGGGCATCGAAGTTGCCGGTGGTTGGCACGCTGTTCCAACAGCAGCGCAAAGCCTTTCAGCAGACCGAACTGGTCATTCTCATGCGCCCACAGGTCGTGGACGACCAGGTCTGGCTGGATGATTTGCGCAAGTCCGCCGAATCCTTCCGGTCGACAAGGTAA
- the dinB gene encoding DNA polymerase IV translates to MRKIIHVDCDCFYAAIEMRDDPTLANRPIAVGGLADRRGVIATCNYEARAYGVRSAMASGHALKLCPDLLILRPRMDAYKEASREIHGIFRTYTDLIEPLSLDEAFLDVSGCEHFAGSATRIAQDIRRRVWQQLRITVSAGVAPNKFLAKIASDWNKPDGLFVITPDQVDDFVLALPVTKLHGVGRVTAEKLKRMGIETCADLRTWKRLDLVREFGSFGERLWGLAHGIDDRVVQVESRRQSVSVENTYDRDLPDLAACLERLPELLGQLTVRMARLDSGYRPGKPFVKLKFHDFTQTTLEQSGAGLELEDYADLLASAFARGKRPVRLIGVGVRLIDLRSGFEQLRLFQ, encoded by the coding sequence ATCCGAAAAATCATCCACGTCGATTGCGACTGCTTTTATGCGGCCATCGAGATGCGTGACGATCCAACCCTTGCAAACCGGCCCATTGCGGTCGGTGGGTTGGCCGACCGCCGTGGCGTCATTGCGACCTGCAATTATGAAGCGCGAGCCTATGGCGTGCGTTCCGCCATGGCGTCCGGGCACGCGCTGAAGTTATGCCCGGATCTTTTGATTCTTCGGCCGAGGATGGACGCCTATAAAGAAGCTTCACGCGAGATTCACGGGATTTTTCGAACCTACACCGATCTCATCGAACCCCTTTCGCTCGATGAAGCGTTCCTGGATGTGAGCGGCTGCGAGCACTTTGCCGGCAGCGCGACGCGCATCGCCCAGGACATACGCCGCCGAGTCTGGCAGCAGCTGCGTATTACCGTATCGGCCGGCGTCGCGCCGAACAAATTCCTCGCCAAGATCGCCAGTGATTGGAACAAGCCGGATGGCCTGTTCGTGATCACGCCGGATCAGGTCGACGATTTCGTGCTTGCCTTACCCGTCACCAAGCTCCACGGCGTCGGACGCGTGACGGCCGAAAAGCTCAAACGCATGGGTATCGAGACCTGCGCCGACCTGCGGACCTGGAAGCGCCTCGACCTCGTACGTGAGTTCGGCTCGTTTGGCGAACGGCTCTGGGGGCTGGCGCATGGGATCGATGATCGCGTGGTGCAGGTCGAAAGTCGTCGCCAGTCGGTCAGCGTCGAGAATACCTACGACCGTGACTTGCCGGATTTGGCGGCCTGTCTCGAGCGGCTGCCGGAGTTGCTTGGGCAGCTCACCGTGAGAATGGCGCGGCTTGATAGCGGGTATAGGCCGGGCAAGCCCTTCGTAAAGCTCAAGTTTCATGACTTCACCCAGACCACCCTGGAGCAATCGGGTGCGGGGCTAGAGCTGGAAGACTATGCCGACTTGCTAGCCAGCGCTTTTGCACGCGGCAAGCGCCCCGTTCGGCTGATCGGGGTAGGCGTCCGTTTGATAGACCTGCGCAGCGGGTTCGAGCAGCTACGTTTATTCCAATAG
- a CDS encoding Type II secretory pathway component, with translation MFKSAITLLGLASLAAVAPAFALDPTQPPAGRLTAAAAPAEAASILRLQAIMRVGTRVSAVIDGRTLTVGDRVGDARILAIHPHAVVIDRQGQQHELRLSAPIIQSSRTQP, from the coding sequence GTGTTTAAGTCAGCCATCACGCTTTTGGGCCTGGCGTCGCTGGCGGCCGTCGCGCCTGCGTTCGCGCTCGACCCCACCCAGCCACCCGCAGGGCGACTGACGGCTGCCGCGGCGCCAGCCGAAGCGGCGTCAATATTGCGTTTGCAAGCCATTATGCGTGTCGGAACTCGCGTCAGCGCCGTGATCGATGGGCGAACGCTAACCGTCGGTGATCGCGTTGGCGATGCCCGCATCCTGGCGATCCACCCGCACGCCGTCGTCATCGATCGCCAAGGCCAGCAGCATGAACTGCGCCTGAGCGCCCCCATCATTCAATCGAGCCGTACCCAGCCATGA
- the gltX gene encoding glutamate--tRNA ligase, whose amino-acid sequence MTTVRTRIAPSPTGDPHVGTAYIALFNLCFARQHGGQFILRIEDTDQLRSTRESEQQIYDALRWLGIEWDEGPDVGGPHGPYRQSERGEIYKKYSDELVAKGHAFPCFCSAERLDQVRAEQMANKETPRYDGHCMHIAAETAQQRIAAGESHVIRMKVPSDGVCQVQDMLRGTVEIGWDRMDMQVLMKADGLPTYFLANVVDDHLMGITHVLRGEEWLPSAPKLIKLYEYFGWEQPQLCYMPLLRNPDKSKLSKRKNPTSVTFYERMGFMPEAMLNYLGRMGWSMPDEREKFTLAEMIEHFDINRVSLGGPIFDVEKLSWLNGQWLRELSVEQFAEQVQRWAFNPEYMMKIAPHVQQRVETFSQIAPLAGFFFSGALDLDPALFEHKKLDATQVRQVLQLTLWKLEALRQWDKERITECIQAVGAHLELKLRDVMPLMFASITGQASSVSVLDAMEIIGPDLTRFRLRQALELLGGASKKEVKEWEKLFAAMA is encoded by the coding sequence ATGACCACCGTTCGTACCCGTATCGCGCCATCGCCCACAGGCGACCCCCATGTTGGCACCGCCTATATCGCGTTGTTCAACCTTTGCTTTGCTCGCCAGCACGGCGGCCAGTTCATTTTGCGCATCGAGGATACGGATCAGCTACGTTCGACGCGCGAGTCCGAGCAACAGATTTACGATGCGCTGCGCTGGCTGGGCATAGAGTGGGACGAGGGCCCTGATGTCGGTGGCCCGCATGGTCCTTACCGACAGAGCGAACGCGGCGAGATCTACAAGAAGTATTCCGACGAGCTGGTCGCCAAGGGTCATGCGTTCCCTTGTTTCTGCAGCGCCGAGCGACTTGATCAGGTGCGCGCCGAGCAGATGGCGAACAAGGAAACGCCGCGCTACGACGGCCATTGCATGCATATCGCCGCCGAAACGGCGCAACAGCGCATTGCGGCCGGTGAGTCCCACGTGATCCGCATGAAGGTGCCGAGTGACGGCGTCTGTCAGGTGCAGGACATGCTCCGCGGCACCGTGGAAATCGGTTGGGACCGCATGGACATGCAGGTGCTGATGAAGGCAGACGGTTTGCCGACCTATTTTCTAGCCAATGTGGTTGATGATCATCTGATGGGGATCACCCACGTGCTGCGCGGCGAGGAGTGGCTGCCGTCCGCACCGAAGCTGATCAAACTCTACGAATATTTCGGCTGGGAACAGCCGCAGCTCTGCTACATGCCCCTGTTGCGTAATCCTGACAAGAGCAAGTTGTCCAAGCGCAAGAACCCGACGTCCGTGACCTTTTACGAGCGCATGGGCTTCATGCCTGAGGCGATGCTTAACTATCTGGGCCGCATGGGCTGGTCGATGCCGGACGAGCGTGAAAAATTCACCTTGGCCGAGATGATCGAACACTTCGATATCAATCGTGTTTCGCTGGGCGGCCCGATATTCGATGTCGAGAAGCTGTCCTGGCTCAACGGCCAGTGGCTGCGTGAGTTGTCGGTGGAGCAGTTTGCCGAGCAGGTGCAGAGGTGGGCGTTCAACCCTGAGTACATGATGAAGATCGCACCGCACGTGCAGCAGCGGGTCGAGACCTTCAGTCAGATTGCTCCGTTGGCCGGTTTCTTCTTTTCCGGCGCGCTGGATCTGGATCCCGCGCTCTTCGAGCACAAGAAGCTCGACGCGACCCAGGTGCGACAGGTCCTGCAATTGACCCTCTGGAAGTTGGAGGCCCTGCGTCAGTGGGATAAGGAGCGCATCACCGAATGTATCCAGGCGGTTGGCGCTCACCTCGAGTTGAAATTGCGCGATGTCATGCCGTTGATGTTCGCCTCCATTACCGGCCAGGCCAGTTCGGTATCGGTGCTCGATGCGATGGAAATTATCGGTCCGGATCTGACCCGTTTCCGTCTGCGGCAAGCACTTGAGCTGCTGGGTGGAGCGTCGAAAAAGGAAGTCAAAGAATGGGAAAAGCTGTTCGCGGCGATGGCTTGA
- the gspM gene encoding type II secretion system protein GspM, with translation MNKFAQYWQNLAPREQWLTFGVGLALLIMLYVLLVAEPLSVRIAAEQNRQKEANARQVTAENGLLEIQAKLAADPNLSYRQALATAQASHQMLLQRIDVETSTLVSPARMKALLQDLLRNQAKLKLVALESSSAPLALPAAAVAEPKEKAPPVVFYRHGLRLTLEGGYFDLLTYLYAIQASGWRLHWDSLNYEVDEGGTSRARVVLDLHTLSRDAGWVGV, from the coding sequence ATGAATAAGTTCGCGCAGTATTGGCAGAACCTCGCGCCACGCGAGCAATGGCTGACGTTCGGTGTGGGTCTGGCGCTGCTGATCATGCTCTACGTGCTCCTGGTTGCCGAGCCATTGAGCGTGCGGATTGCAGCAGAACAAAACCGACAGAAAGAGGCCAATGCCCGTCAGGTCACGGCAGAAAACGGCTTGCTGGAAATCCAGGCCAAGCTCGCCGCTGATCCAAATCTGAGCTACCGACAGGCATTGGCGACAGCCCAGGCCAGTCATCAAATGCTGTTGCAACGCATCGACGTGGAAACCAGCACGCTGGTATCTCCAGCGAGGATGAAGGCCTTATTGCAGGATCTGTTGCGCAATCAGGCGAAGCTCAAGCTGGTGGCACTGGAAAGCTCGTCAGCTCCGCTCGCCCTGCCTGCCGCCGCCGTGGCCGAGCCGAAAGAGAAGGCGCCACCCGTGGTGTTCTATCGCCACGGCCTGCGCCTGACGCTGGAAGGCGGATACTTCGATCTGCTCACCTACCTCTACGCGATTCAGGCCAGCGGCTGGCGTTTGCATTGGGACAGCTTGAATTATGAAGTGGACGAGGGAGGTACCAGCCGAGCGCGGGTCGTCCTCGATCTGCATACCTTGAGTCGCGACGCGGGGTGGGTCGGTGTTTAA
- a CDS encoding acyl-CoA thioesterase, which translates to MIWDQTDAFIIDFTVEAEHIDELGHANNAVYVSWLERCAWQHSQSLGLGLDDYRRLDRAMAVLRHEIDYVAAAYQGDRLQLATWIVDSDQRLKMKRNFQLIRPADNVTLLRAQTTFVCIQLSNGKPKRMPVEFVEGYGKALIQPYPLEL; encoded by the coding sequence ATGATTTGGGATCAGACCGACGCGTTCATCATCGACTTCACCGTCGAGGCCGAGCATATCGACGAACTGGGTCATGCCAACAACGCGGTGTATGTGTCATGGCTTGAGCGATGTGCCTGGCAGCACTCGCAGAGCCTCGGCTTGGGATTGGATGACTATCGTCGCCTAGACCGTGCCATGGCGGTGCTCAGGCATGAAATCGATTACGTGGCGGCGGCTTATCAGGGCGATCGCCTTCAGCTGGCGACCTGGATCGTCGATTCGGATCAGCGTCTCAAGATGAAGCGTAACTTTCAGCTGATCAGACCCGCCGACAACGTCACGCTACTGCGTGCGCAGACCACTTTTGTGTGCATTCAGCTTTCAAATGGGAAACCCAAGCGAATGCCGGTCGAATTTGTCGAGGGGTACGGCAAGGCGCTGATTCAGCCTTACCCCCTCGAGCTTTGA
- a CDS encoding ExeA family protein, which yields MYEAFFGLREKPFALTPNTGFLVQLAPYQACLNLLRVALSEGEGFIKVTGEVGTGKTLLCRALLNELDAEQYQVAWLPNPTLTPMALRQALAQELHVANVGDLDNHGLLTALHARLIELAGQGKSTVLLIDEAQALPTATLEALRLLTNLETEHNKLLQVVLFGQPELDATLAREDFRQLRQRITFSYRLRPLDVSDATRYLQERLAVAGYRGEPLFQTAAVRLLVRGSGGIPRLLNILANKCLMVAFGEGARQVLARHVRRALDDTEGARAFWRNPSQRFGWTLTGVGLSLALVVGAWPWLVQLAEVLP from the coding sequence ATGTACGAAGCTTTTTTCGGCCTGCGTGAAAAGCCGTTCGCGCTTACCCCGAACACTGGCTTTTTGGTCCAGCTGGCGCCTTATCAGGCCTGCCTCAATCTTCTGCGCGTGGCGCTGAGCGAGGGAGAGGGCTTTATCAAGGTGACTGGCGAGGTGGGCACGGGTAAGACATTGCTCTGCCGCGCGCTGCTGAACGAGCTGGACGCCGAACAGTATCAGGTTGCCTGGCTGCCCAATCCGACGCTCACGCCAATGGCTCTGCGCCAGGCGCTGGCCCAGGAGCTGCACGTCGCTAACGTGGGCGATCTCGACAATCACGGCTTGCTCACGGCGCTTCATGCGCGGTTAATCGAGCTGGCGGGACAGGGCAAGAGTACGGTCCTGCTGATCGACGAGGCGCAGGCGCTGCCGACCGCTACGCTGGAAGCTCTGCGGTTGTTGACCAACCTGGAAACCGAACACAACAAGCTGCTGCAGGTGGTGCTGTTTGGGCAGCCTGAGCTGGACGCAACGCTGGCGCGTGAGGACTTCCGTCAGCTGCGTCAGCGCATCACCTTTTCCTATCGTTTGCGGCCGCTGGATGTCAGTGATGCCACCCGTTACTTGCAAGAACGGCTGGCTGTGGCGGGCTATCGCGGCGAACCGTTATTCCAGACGGCGGCGGTACGTTTACTGGTACGCGGCAGCGGCGGCATTCCAAGGTTGCTCAATATCCTGGCGAACAAGTGCCTGATGGTTGCCTTCGGTGAAGGTGCGCGCCAGGTCCTGGCTCGTCATGTCCGCCGCGCGCTGGATGACACCGAAGGCGCCCGAGCTTTCTGGCGAAACCCTTCCCAGCGCTTCGGCTGGACCCTGACCGGCGTCGGCCTGTCGCTGGCACTGGTCGTGGGTGCCTGGCCATGGTTGGTGCAACTCGCGGAGGTGCTGCCGTGA
- the uvrB gene encoding excinuclease ABC subunit UvrB: MSQFELVTRFKPAGDQPEAIRQMIEGIEAGLSHQTLLGVTGSGKTFSIANVIAHVQRPTLVLAPNKTLAAQLYGEFKAFFPNNAVEYFVSYYDYYQPEAYVPSSDTFIEKDASINDHIEQMRLSATKALLERPDAIIVTTVSCIYGLGDPQSYLKMVLHVDRGDRLDQRELLRRLTGLQYTRNDMDFARATFRVRGDVIDIFPAESDLEAVRIELFDDEVESLSAFDPLTGEVIRKLPRFTFYPKSHYVTPRETLLDAIENIKAELKDRLDYLRANNKLVEAQRLEQRTRFDLEMIMELGYCNGIENYSRYLSGRASGEAPPTLYDYLPADALLVIDESHVSVPQVGAMYKGDRSRKETLVEYGFRLPSALDNRPMRFDEWEAISPQTIFVSATPGPYEAEHSGRVIEQVVRPTGLVDPQIEVRPALTQVDDLLSEITKCVAKEERVLVTTLTKRMAEDLTDYLGDHGVRVRYLHSDIDTVERVEIIRDLRLGVFDVLVGINLLREGLDMPEVSLVAILDADKEGFLRSERSLIQTIGRAARNLNGRAILYADRITGSMERAIGETERRRNKQIAFNEAHGIVPQGVFKDVKDILEGATVPGSRSKKRRGEAKAAEEAARYENELRSPSEITKRIRQLEEKMLAYARDLEFEAAAQTRDEIHKLRERLLQV; encoded by the coding sequence ATGTCGCAGTTCGAATTGGTCACTCGTTTCAAGCCCGCCGGTGACCAGCCTGAAGCCATTCGGCAGATGATCGAAGGCATCGAGGCCGGGTTGTCACATCAGACGCTGCTGGGTGTCACGGGCTCCGGCAAGACCTTCAGTATCGCCAACGTCATCGCTCATGTGCAGCGGCCGACGCTGGTGCTCGCGCCGAACAAAACATTGGCTGCGCAGCTGTACGGGGAGTTCAAGGCGTTCTTCCCGAACAACGCGGTCGAGTATTTCGTTTCCTATTACGACTACTACCAGCCCGAAGCCTACGTGCCGTCCTCTGACACCTTCATCGAAAAGGACGCCTCGATCAATGACCATATCGAGCAGATGCGCCTGTCGGCGACCAAGGCGCTACTGGAGCGCCCGGACGCAATCATCGTTACCACCGTCTCCTGTATCTATGGCCTGGGTGATCCGCAGTCGTATCTGAAGATGGTGCTGCACGTCGACCGGGGTGATCGCCTGGATCAACGGGAACTGTTGCGCCGCCTGACCGGCTTGCAATACACGCGAAATGACATGGACTTCGCCCGTGCAACCTTTCGGGTGCGAGGCGATGTCATCGATATCTTTCCCGCCGAATCCGATCTGGAGGCGGTCCGTATCGAGCTGTTCGATGACGAGGTGGAAAGCCTGTCCGCGTTCGATCCGCTGACCGGAGAGGTCATTCGCAAGCTTCCGCGCTTCACGTTTTATCCGAAGAGCCACTACGTGACGCCCCGCGAAACGCTGCTCGATGCCATCGAGAACATCAAGGCAGAACTCAAAGATCGCCTCGATTATCTACGCGCCAACAACAAACTGGTGGAGGCGCAGCGGCTCGAGCAGCGAACCCGTTTCGATCTGGAAATGATCATGGAGCTGGGCTACTGCAATGGCATCGAAAACTACTCACGTTATTTGTCCGGGCGCGCTTCGGGCGAGGCGCCGCCAACGCTCTATGACTATCTGCCAGCCGATGCGCTACTGGTAATCGATGAGTCGCATGTCAGCGTGCCGCAGGTCGGCGCGATGTATAAAGGCGACCGATCGCGCAAGGAAACCCTGGTCGAATATGGCTTCCGCCTCCCGTCGGCGCTGGATAACCGACCTATGCGTTTCGACGAATGGGAGGCGATCAGCCCCCAAACGATTTTCGTCTCGGCAACCCCTGGGCCCTATGAGGCGGAGCATTCCGGTCGAGTGATCGAGCAGGTGGTACGGCCGACAGGGCTGGTCGATCCACAGATCGAAGTGCGACCGGCGTTGACCCAGGTCGATGACCTGCTCTCGGAAATCACCAAGTGTGTCGCCAAGGAAGAGCGGGTGTTGGTGACGACGCTGACCAAGCGGATGGCTGAAGACCTGACGGATTACCTGGGCGACCACGGGGTTCGGGTGCGTTACCTGCACTCGGACATCGATACTGTCGAACGCGTGGAGATCATTCGGGATCTGCGTCTGGGCGTATTTGACGTCCTGGTGGGTATCAACCTGCTACGCGAGGGCCTCGATATGCCTGAGGTTTCGCTGGTGGCGATCCTCGATGCCGACAAGGAAGGCTTCCTGCGCTCGGAGCGTTCGCTGATTCAGACCATTGGCCGCGCCGCGCGTAACCTCAATGGCCGGGCGATTCTCTATGCCGACCGCATCACTGGCTCCATGGAGCGAGCCATTGGCGAAACTGAGCGTCGCCGCAACAAGCAGATCGCTTTCAACGAGGCGCATGGCATCGTGCCCCAGGGCGTATTCAAGGATGTGAAGGATATTCTGGAAGGCGCCACGGTGCCTGGTTCGCGCAGCAAGAAACGTCGCGGTGAGGCAAAGGCGGCGGAAGAAGCGGCGCGGTACGAGAACGAATTGCGGTCGCCAAGCGAGATCACCAAGCGGATTCGGCAGTTGGAAGAGAAGATGCTTGCCTATGCGCGTGACCTGGAGTTCGAGGCTGCCGCGCAGACCCGCGATGAGATCCACAAGCTGCGCGAGCGCCTGCTGCAGGTCTGA
- a CDS encoding MSHA biogenesis protein MshI → MGLFFKRRNTAAGGLLGLEPGPHGIALAHVQRAPGQAPQLRRCVYLEGTPETQADLLKQIVAEHGLNGTSVNVVLHPSAYQFFLLEAPDVPGDELRDAMRWRVKDLISEPLEDVVVDCFALPEDAYRGRTRMVYCAVLNKSRMNGVHALVGHAGLSLASIDITEMALRNLGLLAGADAMNLALLRLRTSEGLITVQNSADLYMARRMEHGLARADQDLSSMMLEIQRSLDYYESQLGKGYISRLLLLPMKQDGERTHQALAAGLAVNLQRLDLRDLFPGQSASDLPESSQAFCIGAVGAALRQDAS, encoded by the coding sequence ATGGGTTTGTTTTTCAAACGCCGCAACACTGCCGCCGGCGGTCTGCTAGGCCTCGAGCCGGGGCCGCACGGCATCGCGCTCGCGCACGTCCAGCGCGCCCCTGGTCAGGCGCCGCAGTTGCGCCGTTGCGTCTATCTGGAAGGCACACCTGAAACCCAAGCCGACCTGCTCAAGCAGATCGTCGCCGAGCATGGCCTGAATGGCACATCGGTCAACGTCGTGCTGCATCCCTCCGCCTATCAGTTTTTTCTGCTGGAGGCGCCGGACGTCCCCGGCGACGAACTGCGCGACGCGATGCGTTGGCGCGTTAAAGATCTGATCAGCGAGCCTTTGGAAGACGTGGTCGTCGATTGTTTTGCGCTCCCCGAGGATGCCTACCGCGGCCGCACGCGCATGGTGTATTGCGCCGTGCTGAACAAATCCCGAATGAACGGCGTTCACGCATTGGTAGGGCACGCCGGGCTGAGCCTGGCGAGTATCGACATTACCGAAATGGCGTTGCGCAACCTCGGTCTGCTGGCGGGGGCGGATGCAATGAACCTCGCGCTGCTGCGCCTGCGTACCAGTGAAGGTCTCATCACCGTCCAGAACAGTGCCGATCTCTATATGGCGCGGCGTATGGAACACGGGTTGGCGCGGGCCGACCAGGATCTGTCCAGCATGATGCTGGAAATCCAGCGTTCGCTGGATTACTACGAAAGCCAGTTGGGCAAAGGCTATATCAGTCGCTTACTGCTGCTACCCATGAAGCAGGATGGTGAGCGAACCCATCAGGCACTTGCCGCCGGGCTTGCCGTCAATCTGCAGCGACTGGACCTGCGTGACCTGTTTCCGGGCCAGTCGGCGAGCGATCTTCCCGAGTCGAGTCAGGCCTTCTGCATTGGCGCGGTCGGCGCTGCCCTGCGTCAGGATGCGAGCTGA